In Synergistaceae bacterium, the DNA window ACTTGCATGTGTTAAGCACGCCGCCAGCGTTCGTCCTGAGCCAGGATCAAACTCTCGGATTATTGCTGTTCGCTGATTTATCATGCTTATCTCGCTCTTATAAGACTGTCAAGGTTCAAGACTCCTCCGCACGGGCTCATCCCCGGACAGAGGGAAAAACACGCCGTTTCAAAGGCGCGAGGGGTATAATATCACGTTTTCTGGCCTTGTCAACTGGAAAAATATGATTTTCTCACTTTTTTCCCCTGAAATTGAAACTAGTAGGCCTTGGCAAAGATGGTTCTGCGCGCGCCGGACTTTCCGGTGAACATGCAGGTGCCGGTGTCGTCCGATTCGAGCGGCATGCAGCGGGAGCTGGCGCCCGTGTCCTCCTTGATGACCCTTTCGTCCTCGGTCGTGCCTGCGAAATAGGTCTCTATGAAACCGCCCTTCTCCGCCATGGCGGCCTTGAATTCGTCGTAGGAAGCCGCGAAGCTGGTGTTCTCCCTTCGGAAGGCTATGGCCCTGTCCAGCATTGCGATCTGCATCTCTTCGAGGAGCTCCGTCATGCGGTTCGCCAGCGTCTCCGTCGGTATGTCGAACCTCTCGCCCGTGTCCCTTCTGACCACGCGGACCTTGCCCTCGGCCATCTCCCTCTCACCCAGCTCTATGCGGAAGGGAACTCCCTTCTGAAGGTGGTGGAAGAACCTGTCGCCGGGGCGGAGGTGGAACTGCCTGTCGACCGTTGTGTATCTGCCGCCGAGGGCGGCGTCGAGAGAGGCGGATATCTCCTCGGCCCTCGGCAGCAGGGTGGAGGCGAGCTTATCTTCGTCGGTGCTTATCGGGAGGACAACCGCCTTGACGGGTGCCGTGCGCGGGGGCAGGACGAGTCCGTCGTCGTCGGAGTGGGTCATGATCAGTGCGCCTATGAGGCGGGTGGAGGCTCCCCAGCTCGTCGTCCAGGCGTACTCGAGCTCCCCTGCCTGGTTCTGGAATTTGATGTCGAAGGCCTTGGCGAAGTTCTGGCCGAGGAAGTGGCTGGTGCCCGCCTGGAGGGCCTTCATGTCGCTCATCATGGTCTCGCAGGTGTAGGTGTTGACCGCTCCGGGGAATCTCTCGCCCTCGGTCTTCTCGCCCGGTATGACGGGAAGGGCGAGCTTGTCTGTCATTACCGTCCGGTAGACCTCGAGCATCTTCAGTGTCTCCTCCATCGCCTCCTCGGCGGTGCTGTGTGCCGTGTGCCCCTCCTGCCACAGGAACTCCGACGTCCTGAGGAAGAGGCGGGGGCGCTTCTCCCATCTCATGACGTTGCACCACTGGTTGATGAGTATGGGGAGGTCACGCCAGGACTGGACCCACTTGCTGTACATGTGCCCTATGACCGTCTCGGAGGTTGGGCGGACGACCAACGGCTCCTCGAGCTCCTCCCCCCCGGCGTGTGTGACCACGGCGCACTCGGGGGCGAAGCCCTCGACGTGCTCCGCCTCTTTCTCCAGGAAGGAGTTGGGTATAAGCAGGGGGAAGTAGGCGTTCACGTGCCCTGTCTCCTTGAATGCGTCGTCGAAGTGCCGCTGGACGCTCTCCCATATCGCGTAGCCGGTGGGGCGCACGACCATGCATCCGCGCACGGGCGCGTGGTCCGCCAGCTCGGCGACCTTTATTATGTCGAGGTACCACTGGGAGTAGTCCTCTTTTCTCGGTGTTATGTTGCGTGCCATATTCACTTCCTCCTGTCGTGCGTCCCCTATCGCGGGGTAATTCTTTCGTATTTTCCAGGGTCAGGGCAGAGGGTATTTGCCCCATACGGGGCTGCCCAGGAAGAATCCTATCTTGAAGTCCTTCTCGTCATTGTAGATGAACATCAGCTTGCCGTCGAACAGTACGCCCGGGATGGAGAAGGAGACACCGGCCTCCCATAGGTCTCGGAAGCGGTTCCAGTCGTCGTCGAAGGCGAACCCCATGCCGCCGAAAATTTCGGTGTTCAGGGCCCCCCACCAGCTCTTCATCATCACTCGCCTGAAGGCGACGTTCCACCAGGCCATTCGCTCGGCCTCGATCGGATTTCCTGAGTAGCTGTACAGCTCCTCGGCGGCGCCCAGATAGACGGCGTGCCCCTCGTGGTTCACGTTCCCCTCCGCGAAGCCGGCGCGGAAGTAGAATCGCCAGTCGTCCGCGAAGCGAGATGCCCTGAAGTACGTGATCCTGTACAGGAGCTCGTCCAGGTTGGCCCACCAGGCCTGGAGGTGCAGCAGGGCGCCCTCGGTCGGGTCCACCGGGTCGTTGAGGGTGTCGGACGTCAGGAACAGGGTCGGCCCGTGCGAGTCGAACTCCTCCCCCCTGGAGTGAGTGCGCTCGACGGCGTAGCCCGCACCGCCGGTGAACTCCCCCGACGTGAAGTGTTTGTAGAAGCCGAGGGCATACCTGTCCCAGGAGCGTTTTTCCGCGTTTTCCGGCTCCAGCTCCCAGTTGTAGGCGGAGAGGCGTATCTCCCAGGGTTTCAGTTCGGGGGTGTCGAAGTAGCTCGCGTCCACCCCCCACTGGTCGCCGATCCTGAGGTTGAACTTGAGCGCATCCCCCTCCCTGAAGAGGTAGCGCCTTATCCCGCTGACATAGAGCCACCTTTGGGGATGAAGGTTGGTCGTGTACCCACCGAAGTTGATCTCCAGCGCGGGCTTCCTCTGGACGATGAATACCACCCCGACGTCGGGGCCCCGTGCCTCGAACCGGTAGTCCACTGACAGCACGTCGTCCCTCTCGCCTATCTGCCGGCTGGCCTTGAGGACCTCGAGCGAGCTCAGCGGCCTGCCTATCCAGGCGCCGTACTTCTTTACTATCGCGGACGCCAGCTCCATCGACGCGCCCTCGACCTCTATGGAGGAGACGTTCGCCTCCAGTCCGAAGAACTCCGGCTGGGCCGCGCTGGGCGCGGACTCCGAGAGGGCGATTATCTCCGGAAGCACTTCGAGCGCCGCTCGCCTGCCCCCGTCGATCACGTTCTCCGCGCCTACGAGATCGAAGATGCTGACCCCCTCCACTGGGGGGGATATGAGCAGGTCGGCCATCGGCTTCTCCCACTCCACGTTTCTGCTGGTGAAGATGGTGATGGACTGGTCGACCACGTCCACCAGGTTGCGGATCTCCTTTTTCGACCTGAGCTGGCCCGTCACATCCACCGCGATCACCGGGTAGCCGGGAAACAGCTCTTTCGCCGTCTCGACCGGGAGGTTGGACACAAGGCCTCCGTCGACGAGCAGCCTGTCTCCCAATGGCCACGGCTCGAAGATAGCGGGGATGGCCATAGAGGCCCTCATGGCGGAGGCGAGGCTTCCCGCACGAAGGACGACCTTCTCCCCCGTCTCCAGGTCAGTGGCCACGGCCGCGAAGGGAATGGGGAGCTCGTCGAAGCGGACCACGTGTATCCGAGAGGCGAGTTGGGCGAAGCGCTCGAGCAGTTTCACGCCGGTTATCCCGCCCAGGGGGCCTATTACCTCCCCCGACTGGCTCAGCCTCACCCAGGGCAGGCTGCTCCTGGGCGATATGTTGTCCGACGGAAGGGGCACGAAGATCGGGTTTGTCCTCTCGGACATGAGGTTCGTCAGGTCGAGCTCTTCCACAACGTGGCGAAGCTCGTCCGGAGAGTAGCCGCTTGCCGCCAGGCCGCCGATTATCGAGCCCATGCTAGTCCCGACTATGCCCGCTATCGGTATGCCCTGTTCACCCAGGGCCTCGAGGACACCGATGTGCGCGAGGCCCCTGGCGCCACCGCCGGACAGGGCGAGCACCACGCCCCCCATTCGGGCGGAGGCGGGCCCGCAAAGGACGAGCTGAATCATGATCAACGCGGTCAACAATCGCTTCTTCGACAAGACGCTTCTCCCTCCCCTCAAGCTGCGGATTGGATGTAAAAAGTCACTATATCCTAACAGAATCAAGGCCATCTTGCTACACGTCGACCTCCTGAACTATCTTACAGTAATTTGAAATTTTTGTCCGTGCTGGAATTCACAAGCAAAATGGAGTATGCTTTCTCAAAAGCGACTTGTCGGGGGGAGGTGGTCGTTCGCAAGTTCGGTTTTTTTAGCGTGGTTACTATTTTGTAAAAGGAGGCGGTACTGTTGTCGGAAAAGAAGAAGATACCTCTAATTTGGCAGATCGGCATTGGTTTTGCACTCGGAATCGTCGCCGGAGCTGTCCTCGGGGAGAAGGTTCAGTACGTGGAGCCAGTCGGGAGCGCTTTCCTGAAGCTGCTCAAGATGCTCATCGTTCCCCTGGTCTTCTCCAGCCTGGTGGTTGGAGCGGCGTCGATCGGCGACCCACGCGACCTCGGCAGGATCGGCATCAAGACGCTGATCCTTTACCTTGCCACCACGGCCGTCGCGATAGTCATCGGCCTGATGCTAGGCAATCTCCTTCAGCCGGGCGTCGGCCTGGCCATAGGCGAGGGACTGCAGTTCGACGCCAAGGAGGCGCCGAGCATCAAGAGCGTCCTTCTGAACCTCTTCCCGGACAACGCTCTGAAGGCGGCCGTCGACGGGCAGATGCTCCAGATCATCGTCTTCGCCCTCTTCCTCGGAGTGTCGGCTGTGCTGGCGAAGGACAAGGGGACTCCCCTGATAAGCTTCTTCGACTCGATGGCCGAGACGATGTACAAGCTCACCGGGCTGGTCATGATGGTTGCGCCCTACGGCGTATTCGCGCTAATAGCCGACACCGTGTCCAAGTACGGTCTGTCGGTGCTGGCACCGTTCGCCAAGGTGATCATAGCCGTATACATAGGCTGTGCACTCCAGCTTCTGGTAGTCTACTCCGCCCTGATCATCTCCGTGGTCAAGAAGTCGCCCATGTGGTTCCTGAAGGGGATCCGCGAGGCGGGACTGACGGCCTTCGTCACGAGGTCGAGCGCGGCGGCGCTGCCGGTCACGATCCGCAACGCCCGCGAGAACCTCGGCATCTCGGAGAAGGTCTCGTCCTTCGTGCTGCCCCTGGGCGCGACGATCAACATGGACGGAACGGCCCTGTACCAGGGAGTCTGCGCTCTGTTCGTGGCCCAGGCCTACGGACTGTCCCTCGGCATCGGCGCCCAGCTCAACATCGTCCTCACGGCCACTCTGGCCTCTATAGGGACGGCGGGAGTCCCTGGCGCCGGGCTGATAATGCTGACGCTCGTACTGACGGCGGTCGGCCTGCCGCTTGAGGGCGCCGCTCTCGTGGCGGGGATAGACGCGGTGCTCGACATGGCGAGGACCTCGATCAACGTGATCGGGGACGCATGCGTCGCCGCCGTCGTGGCAAAGACGGAGGGAGAGGACCTCTGATCCTTCGGTTCTATGGAGACGGACGAGCCGTGAGAGGACCGGCAAGCGGCCTCTCACGGCTCGATTATTTCAGTGTGGTTGTCGGTCAGATGCTGAATGACAGGACCAGGAACAGAGTTCCTCCGTCCGCGAGCTTGAAGGGAAGGGTGAAGCTTCGTATCCCCGGGGATTGGCTGGGGATCGTCTTGATGCCGTCGCCGGAGATCAGCTGAGGGGGCGTCACCTCGGTGCCGACTATGCCGGACTGGATCAGCGCGCGTCCCCCCACCATGTTGGCCAGCTCGCCGATCACGCTCATAGATACCGGGTCATCGAGATTGGGCGTTATCATGCCGCCCGACATGGCTCGAACGGTGGCGTTGAAGCCGCCGTCGTCCAGCATGATCACCGCCGTGCCCTGAATGCCCCCGCCCACTATGCCGATAAGGGCGGCCAGGCGACTGCCCTGGACGTTCACCCCCTTGGCCACCTCCGATTTCGCCAAGGTTAGCTCGACTCCCATCTCCTTGCTGACCGACATCAGAGAAGAACCAAATGTGTTGACAAGGGTCGCCAGCTTCTCCGTTCCCATACCTCTCACCATTTCCTTTCCGTGCTCTGAACCTTTATGCGTTGGTAGTCAAGGACTATCGCCCAAGCCGCGAGATCGTCCACGTCCCTTTGCGGCTTGCGCAGTTTTGTCGACACGAGCCTCCACAGGCCGCGCGGCGGATGAAGCCTCCAATATAGAACGCGCGCGGCGAGGGTCGTCCCTCTTTCAGACACTAACTTTACCTTAAAAGACGAGGATTGCGCAAGTGAAAAAAGAGCGTTTTTTCCCGTTCCGTCTCCCATCAGAATCTCGGAGACAGACATAGGCTCGCTCCAGGGCCTCGGTTTTTCTATCGTAAACTCTCCGAGCGATTCGAAGGATCCGCTCGCCAATGCCTCGAAGAAGGATCGAGCCTCGGCGGAGCGGAAGATGCCGGAAGCGAGCAGTTCTCCGCCGTCCCCTACCGCGGCCCAGCCGGACTTGTCGCGCCCCGGGTCGATCCCTACTTGCACGACTGAGTCCCCGGACGAGTCGCCCAGCGCGGATAGAGCCACATCCACTGGTCGGGGGTCCCTCTTATGAGCTCGCCGACCACGTCGTTGCACTTGGTCATGGCCGCCTCCATCGTCTCGCCCTCGGGAGGAAACCCCTCCTCCCAGGGGGAGGCCAGCATATGAAAAACGTGCAGGTGCGAAGCTCCCCGCCGGACGACCGCGCAGGGGATGATCGTGGCACCGAGCCTCCGGGCCATCTTCGCTATGCCGAAAGGGGTCGAGGCCGGCAGGCCGAGGAAGGGCACGAAGACCCCCCTATCCCTCACATCCTGGTCGATCAGGACGGCCAGCAGCTCACCCTTCTTCAGGCATCTCATTGCCCCCTTGAGATCCAGCCCCTTGCCTATGGTCTTCACCCCGCGCACCTCGCGAAGCTCTTTTATCAGGGAGGTCATCCTGTCCTCCCTCTGGTCGGCGCCGATGGCATTGACCGGGTAGCCCCGCTCGGAGAGCAGGGCGGCGCCGTACTCCCAGTTGCCCAGGTGGGCCGACATGAGTATGACGCCCTTTTTCCTCCTGAAGGCCCTCTCCAGGTGCTCCTCGCCTTGCAACTCCACCAGCGACCCGACCTTGGTCCGAGTTCCGATGGAGGCGAACTCCAGCACGGAGCGCCCCAAATTCTCGTATGAGCCGCGCACGATCTTGCGCGCCCTCTTTCTGTCCACCCGGAGGGCCCTCATGCACCTCTCCTCCGCCTCTCGGACCCGTCTTCCGCTGAAAGACCACAGAAGAAAGCCCAACAGGCCGCCAATTCGGACCAGTAGGGGCTTTGGCAGTTTTTCAGATGTTTTTCTGATCAGAGATAATGCCTTCCATTTCACTTAGGTGCAACCCCGTTTCTAAAGAGCGTCGGCGACAATGACCAGGGGCAGAGAGGACTCCATGAGCAACGCGTCCTCGCCGCCCTCGTAATAGCCGGGAGCGGGCGCCAGCGGCAGAAACGCGTTCCTCTCGTAGAAGGCGCGCGCGCCGCTTTGAGAGGCCCGTACATGGAGGCTCAGCCTGGTGTAGCCCAGCGACAGGGCGACCTCGGAGGCGCCGACGAGAAGCTGCGATCCTATGCCCCTCCTCCGGTAGTCCGGCCGCACGGCGATCCTGGCCAGCTCCGCGCCCCTGCGACATGGACCGAGGGCGGCGAATCCCAGGAGCAAATCCTTGCCCCTGGCGCCGAGATAGATCATCGCCGTCTCGCCCGCGAGGTCCCTGCGGATCAGGCTTAACGGCCAGGGGGACACCGACGAGAGCTCCTCCAACGCGAATATCTCCGCCGCGTCCTTCGGGGAGCAGTACCCGATATCGGCCAGGAACATCCCTCGTCACCTCTCTTGTCCGTCAGCCCTTGCAGGCGCTATTGGTCGTCGGACGCGACCTTCGGCCTCGGTGCCGTGACGGCCTTTCCGGAGATCAGGTCGCGCAGCTCCGACTTGGCACGTTTAAGCTGCTCGTCGTCCTCTACGTCCTTCGCGACCTCTCCCTCGACCTCGATGTCCGGCTCCAGCCCCTCGTGGTCGATTATCCTTCCTGAGGGGGTGCGATACCTGGCTATGGTGACGTACAGTCCGCAGTCGTCGCCGAGGTTGAACAGGGTCTGCACCGATCCCTTACCGAAGGTCTTCTTGCCCACGGAGAGGGCCCTCCCCCTGTCCACCAGGGCGCCCGCGACTATCTCCGAGGCGGACGCGCTGCCCTCGTTTATAAGCACCACCATGGGCAGGTCGGTGACCGTGCCGGGCGACGCCAACACCTCGTCGTTGATGCTCGCCACCTTGCCGCTGATGACCACCACCGTCCCCCCGTCGAGGAACATGTCGGAGATCTCCATGGCGCCGTTCAGCAGGCCCCCCCCATTGTTCCTGAGGTCGAGGATCAACCCCTTGGCCCCTTCTTCGATTAGCTCCTCGAGCCCGGCTCCGAACTCCTCCGCCGTGTTCTGCTTGAAATGGGTGAGCTTCAGATAGCCGAGATCCCCTTCCATCATCTCCCACCGGGCGGACTTGATCTTGATTATCTCCCTCTCGATGGCGAACTCGAGCAGCTCCTCCTCGCCCTCGCGCCTGACCCATATCGTCACGACCACTCCAGGCTCCCCCCGAAGCTCCTTCACGACCCTCTGGGAGTCCCAGCCCAGGATGATGTCGTCGCCTATCTTCACTATCTGGTCGTTCGGCTTGAGGCCCGCCCGGTCGGCGGGGGTATCCTCGATCGGGCTGATCACGAGGGTCTTTCCGTCGCGCTGGCCTATGTAGATCCCGAGCCCCCCGTAGCGACCCTCCATCTCGATCTCCTCTTCCGCCAGCTGCGCGGGTTCCACGAAGCGGGTGTACGGGTCGCCCCAGGCAGCCACCATCCCCTTGACGGCACCGTAGAGAAGGTCCTCCTCCTTGACCTCCTTGGTGCCCGAGTCCACCTGGTACGTCTCCACGATGGAGCGGGCCTGCTTCATCAACCACATCGAGCGGACGTTGAACGGCGAGACCTTCGCGAACTCCCCAAGGTCCGTCGCCCCGGCGGTGAACAGCCCCCCGGCGACAACGGCGCCAATTATCACGCCTATCACGAGTCCTCCCGCCCGGGAGCACAGTCCGCGGAGGGACATCTTCTTATTCTCCATCCCTACTCTCCTTTACCTTGTCCTCTGCCTACTTGCCGAGGTATTGCATTGGGTCCTTCGCCTCGCCGTTCACCCTGACCTCGAAGTGAAGATGCGCCCCGGTGGTGGTCCCGGTCATGCCGACCACGCCGATCGTCTGTCCCGTTTTCACCCTGTCCCCCTCGCCCACGTCGAGCCTTCCGAGGTGGGCGTACACGCTTGAAAGCGACCTGCCGTGGTCGATTATTACGATCTGGCCGTAGCCCCTCAGCCATCCGGCGTAGAGAACCTCCCCCGGACCCGCCGAATACACGGGAGTGCCGTTGGCCATCCTTATGTCGATTCCCGTGTGCATGATGCGCGTCTTGAAGGTGGGATGCACCCTCATACCGAACTTGCTGACGATCTCCCCCCTCGACGGCAGCGGCCAGGCCAGTTTTCCCCCCGACGGAAGCTCCTCTCGCCGGGTCGGCGGCTCCGGCTTGCCGGGGAGCATCTCCTTCTCCCTCTTCTTCTTCATGAGATCCATTATGGTGGCCTGTATCTCTCGCTGGGAGTCCTGGAGCTCCTTGACCGCCTTCTGGTGCAGGTCGCGCTCGCTCCTCACCTTCTGCAGAAAGGCGTTGCTCTCCGCTATCTCCTTCCGGTAGGTCATCCTGCTCTGCTCGAGGGCGGCGGCGTTCGCAGCGAGCTGCCTTCGCTCCTCTTCAAGCTGGACCACGGCCTCGCCAAGACGCTCCTTCTTGGAGAGCATGTCCGTTATCATGAGCTCGTCCTGCTGCGCGATGCGGTTCAGCAGCAGGGTCGTCTCCATCGCCTCGTGAGCTGTGGATGCGGACAGCAGCAGGTTGAACTCGGCTATCCCGCCGTACTTGTAGATGTTCAGGAGCCGCCCCTCGAGCACGCTCCTCATGGAGTCGAGTTCGCACTCGGTGGCCTGGATCTCGGCGTTGAGCTCCTCAACCGTCTTCTTGGCCTTTTCGTTCCTCAGCTCAAGGACGCGGATGCGCTGCTCAGTCAGGTTCTTCTTCTGGTCCAGATCCTCTATCCGGGAGATGACTCCCTGCTCCCTTTCGCCTATCTGCTTGACCCGATTCTGATGCTCCTTTATCTGTCGTTCGAGGGCCCTCATCCGGGCCTCCTCCTGGACGAGCTTCGAGTCAAGACCGGAGTCCCCGGTGGCCGGACAGGGCAGGAGCAGTCCGAGCGCGACGGCGAAGACCGCGAGTAGGCGAACTTTATTCAACTTCACCTGGTACCACCACCTTGCAAGTATGAAATCGGGTCACCTCGAGCGCATGCCCCTGGCGGTGAAGCGGCTGACCGCGATCCAGCTGCACATCCATCCGGTCGTGGCCCCCGCCCCGAACAGGAAGAGGAAGAACTGCCCGAGGATCTTCGGGTCGACGATTATGTCCACGAATGCCAGGGAGGAGCGTATCACCTCCACGGCCGAGGCGTAGGTGCTCGCAAGTCCCAGGATGGCGAGGGCCGCGCCGCCCGCGCCCAGGAACATGCCCTGGAAGACGAAGGGCAGCGATATATATGTCGAAGTGGCCCCTATCAGGACCATCACCTCTATCTCCTCCTTGCGCGAGTAGATGGCGATTCTTATCGTGTTGAAGATGACCAGTGTGCTTATCAGCAGGGTGAACATCAGCACTATGCCAGAGACGGTGGCCGACGTCCTCGAGAGGTTGGCAAGCCTCTCGACGAGCTTGCCCGCATAGAGCACCTCCTCGACCGACGGCATCACCATGAGATCCCTGACAAGAGGGGTGATGTGCTCCGCCTTCCGCACCTGGATCTCCAGGCTCCAGGGCAGGGGATTCTCCCCGAGGAGCGTGATGGCCCGCGCCTGGTTGCCCAGTTTCGCCCTCAGCCTCTCGAGCGCCTCCTCCGGGCTTATCGCCGCCACGGATGCGACCAGGGGGGACGACTCCATCAGCTCCAGCGCCCGATCCGCACTCTCTCCCCTCTTCATGTAGGCCTGCACCACCATCGCGCCCTCTATGCGAGAGATCATGTACCTGGTGTTCATGGCGAAGAGAGAGGCGAATCCAAGAATGTACAGCACCGACGCGGCCGTCAGCAGCGTAAGGATGCTGAGCCCCCAGTGCCTGAAGAGCAGCCTGAAAGTATCCCTGAGGGCGTATCTAAAGCTCGCCATCTACGAAATACCTCCCCCTTCTCTCGTCTCGCCTGGTGCGCCCGTTGTGCAGTTCTACAAGTCGCTGCCTGTACGAATCGACCAGGTGCTGGTCGTGGGTGGCCACTATCACGGTGGTCCCCGCCGCGTTTATCGAGAGCAATAGCCTCATGATCTCCTCGGAAGTGCGCAGATCGAGGTTTCCCGTGGGCTCGTCGGCCAGGAAGACCGAGGGGGAGTTCACCATCGCGCGCGCTATGGCCACTCTCTGCTGCTCGCCCCCGGAGAGCTGCGGCGGCCTGAGGAACCTCCTGCGCCACAGCCCCACCTGGTCTATCACCTCGTTGGCCCTGCTCTCCACCAGCTTGGGAGGTATTCCCATCGCCTCCAGCACGAAGGCGACATTCTCGAACACAGTGTAGTTCTGCAGGAGCTTGAAATCCTGGAAGACCACCCCTACCTCCCTCCTGTAGTAGGGAAGCTCCGAGGAGCGCAGTTTCCTCAGGTTTCGGTCCCCGACGCTTATCTGTCCCCTGGTGGGCAGGTACTCCCGCGATATCAGCCTCAGCAAAGTCGTCTTTCCGGAGCCGGTCATGCCGATGAGGTATACGAACTCGCCGCTGTCCACCGACAGGTAGATGTCCTCCAGGGCGACAATTTCCGGCTCGAATACCTTTGTCACGCCTGACAAGCGTAT includes these proteins:
- a CDS encoding ATP-binding cassette domain-containing protein; its protein translation is MDIRLSGVTKVFEPEIVALEDIYLSVDSGEFVYLIGMTGSGKTTLLRLISREYLPTRGQISVGDRNLRKLRSSELPYYRREVGVVFQDFKLLQNYTVFENVAFVLEAMGIPPKLVESRANEVIDQVGLWRRRFLRPPQLSGGEQQRVAIARAMVNSPSVFLADEPTGNLDLRTSEEIMRLLLSINAAGTTVIVATHDQHLVDSYRQRLVELHNGRTRRDERRGRYFVDGEL